A genomic region of Deltaproteobacteria bacterium contains the following coding sequences:
- a CDS encoding PilZ domain-containing protein: MTIAVAVLSVVLVAVLYRQILIQRRMEALSLALRRAAPEDRHVGGETLRFPVDLPGRLLVEGEEEEVQVLDLSASGAQIACERGLEIGSVVRLTLVSRDGERVCDARVIRALAGSRWGLRFNKPSPGFLAAIHLLRGEALGDWRGGA, encoded by the coding sequence ATGACCATCGCGGTGGCCGTGCTCTCGGTCGTGCTGGTGGCGGTCCTCTACCGCCAGATCCTCATCCAGCGGCGGATGGAGGCGCTCAGCCTCGCGCTGCGGCGCGCCGCCCCCGAGGACCGGCACGTCGGCGGGGAGACCCTGCGCTTCCCGGTGGATCTCCCCGGGCGCCTCCTCGTCGAGGGCGAGGAGGAGGAGGTGCAGGTGCTCGACCTCTCGGCCAGCGGCGCGCAGATCGCCTGCGAGCGGGGGCTGGAGATCGGCTCGGTCGTCCGGCTCACCCTCGTTTCCCGGGACGGCGAGCGGGTCTGTGACGCCCGGGTGATCCGGGCCCTCGCGGGCAGCCGCTGGGGCCTGCGCTTCAACAAGCCCTCACCGGGCTTCCTGGCGGCGATCCACCTGCTGCGGGGCGAGGCCCTCGGCGACTGGCGCGGCGGGGCCTGA
- a CDS encoding Ig-like domain-containing protein, producing the protein MKLRWTALFTAICGLLLLAVPARAGSPTLTTITVDGSFGDWAVVLANPLQVTLDGDGSSIDCAVSADLDCPVGSKGRDLYRFAWTYDATNLYLYTERVNQGSGAKQTFYFFMDLDGDDLMSPTDEVVRVGWQDNNDLSVDLYAYAPAVPPTPDPMEDGAGNADGYDIAGGIGANLWTSPDQPGTSTLAMEFMVPWSQMGVPAGTPIHFHVAAGTVGGYEDNLGGPNGGIGLFGSTEILVSPDNMGNIAGPGTIEYVHSVSNLGNQDDTANLWAVSNRGAAVELWADLDSDGNPDQLMASDPEGDGVFLPADVVPAWDTDADGRPDTGNLLPGASFDLVLRLTFASGLDGVDDTTELFGESRLDPSVRGSALDVTALGLFTIQPGGVRTGVQGFPVPHPTNVHNNGVSDDRGEFELVAAGGWSSRLYFDTDADGVGDVLLGEDTDGDGVWDSVPGDTDADGFPDTGLIPAGSSLGLVLEVDVPLTALVGDFTTTVVRVIPDSNPVRAHSAAFVTRASSALLILPDYSAVALTDLAAQAGASAFFPHELINAQPLADCMGFLTTSGNGWTTRVWSDPDGDGSIADGTLITSTCPTVAAVPAYGGSFHFIVEVMVPAGTPVGSTDTITVTATSETSPTVFDTATDELAVGTLATYRDPSLLFFSKQFTNCTPVYAYAAPLVASEAARYQFTYTDPLAVDQRSALVPTDGRGQAFDSYTFGTADPLGTWTVTVTDTSSGTPVDSIEVVLERSGAIAFHAPVASVFGDGQTVAGTATLLSTNTKAVYEGAYVDFTVIDPSGTLYLTSAGTFAAYTGAEVTRVENSITLAPLDTHNAGWAVPTVSFPALGIYSVVATWRTSCGTEIASDTTTFEVVPPPPVITTPADGSSVPTTTLTLSGSAEPGATVEVFDGGSSIGTVVADGAGAWSLVVSSLSETTHPFTAQQTVAGSTSGLSAPVLVTVDLTAPATPTLTAPTDGSLVTTTTPTFTGTAEAGSTVTVTVDGATACTTTADGAGSWSCTAGAALAEGAHTLSATSTDAAGNATSTADQSFTVDSIAPVAPTIAAPTDGATLATDTPPFSGTAEAGTTVTVTVDGATACTTTADGAGSWSCTAASALAQGAHTLSATSTDAAGNATSTADQSFTVDTVAPAAPTIAAPADGATLATDTPTFSGTAEAGTTVSVTVDGSTACTTTADGSGSWSCTAASALAQGAHTLSATSTDAAGNAISTTDQSFSVDTVAPVAPTLDAPVDGAVLATDTPTFSGTAEAGTTVTVTVDGSSVCTTTADVAGTWSCTAAAALAQGLHTASATSTDGAGNATSTADQSFTVDTVAPAAPVIAVPSDGDILATARPSFSGTAEPGVTVSVTVDGAVVCTATADAGGSWTCQPGADLGQGAHTVNATATDAAGNSATTADQSFTVDTLAPAVPTIDSPADGAIVATNTPTFTGTAEAGSAVTIRVDGVIACTTTADAAGTYSCTAGAALAEGAHGVVAFSSDAAGNSVSSPSQGFTVDTIAPAAPTVTTPADGAILATNLPTFTGTAEAGSAVTVTVDGSLVCSATADAAGAYACTAGAALAEGAHSAEATSTDAAGNSATSTPNGFTVDTLAPATPTLDSPADGDTIATDSPTYAGTAEPGTTVDVTVDGSVVCTATADAAGAWTCTGSSPLGEGSHTVSATATDAAGNATSTVDQGFTVDTVAPATPTITTPADGAILATNLPTFTGTAEAGSAVTVTVDGSLVCSATADAAGAYACTAGAALAEGAHSAEATSTDAAGNSATSTPNGFTVDTLAPATPTLDSPADGDTIATDSPTYAGTAEPGTTVDVTVDGSVVCTATADAAGAWTCTGSSPLGEGSHTVSATATDAAGNATSTVDQGFTVDTVAPATPTITTPADGAILATNLPTFTGTAEAGSAVTVTVDGSLVCSATADAAGAYACTAGAALAEGAHSAEATSTDAAGNSATSTPNGFTVDTLAPATPTLDSPADGDTIATDSPTYAGTAEPGTTVDVTVDGSVVCTATADAAGAWTCSGSSPLGEGSHSVSATATDAAGNATPTTEQTFTVDTIDPAAPIITDPADGKTTSDTTPTFSGTAEPGASVDVTVDGSTACTTTADAAGTWSCTAGAALAEGTHTVSATATDAAGNTGTSPDQALIIDTVSPAAPVITAPVDGAATNDTTPTFTGTAEPGTSVDVTVDGSTACTTTADAAGAWSCTAGAALAEGTHTVSATATDAAGNTGTSPDQNLTVDTTVPAAPVITSPTEGESVGDDTPVITGTGEPGGTVTITVDGTPVCTATVDASGNWSCTPGAPLDEGSHTVGVTLTDPAGNTTPGTDVSIDVDTTAPAAPVITDPADGAILDAFSFDITGTAEPGATVDVYVDGAYAGTTAADANGDWTFTVTAAADGTYVLTATATDAASNTSLASNAVTVTLDTTAPAPPVIDTPTDGSTVGTFTPTLEGSAEALSRVDVYLDGALLGTVDADAAGRFTLPVPSPLAEGTYEAHAESTDAAGNASGVGPSITFTVFVEECGNGRIDTGESCDDGDLEGGDGCSATCQGESGWVCGGEPSVCQVDVDLDGFADVSDNCPDVSNPDQTDTDGDGIGDACDSDVDGDGFDDDLVAAGGGCNCSSTEPSRPSLALLLLAGLLLFRRRRA; encoded by the coding sequence ATGAAGCTCCGCTGGACTGCTCTCTTCACGGCCATCTGCGGCCTGCTGCTCCTGGCCGTGCCGGCCCGCGCCGGCTCGCCCACCCTGACCACCATCACGGTGGATGGCTCCTTCGGGGACTGGGCGGTCGTGCTCGCCAACCCCCTGCAGGTGACCCTCGACGGGGACGGCTCCAGCATCGACTGCGCGGTCTCCGCCGACCTCGACTGCCCGGTGGGGAGCAAGGGCCGCGATCTCTACCGCTTCGCCTGGACCTACGACGCGACGAACCTCTACCTCTACACGGAGCGCGTCAACCAGGGGTCGGGGGCCAAGCAGACCTTCTACTTCTTCATGGACCTCGACGGCGACGACCTCATGAGCCCCACCGACGAGGTGGTGCGGGTCGGCTGGCAGGACAACAACGACCTGAGCGTCGACCTCTACGCCTACGCCCCGGCCGTCCCGCCGACCCCCGACCCGATGGAGGACGGCGCCGGCAACGCCGACGGCTACGACATTGCCGGCGGCATCGGCGCCAACCTCTGGACCTCTCCGGATCAGCCCGGCACCAGCACCCTGGCGATGGAGTTCATGGTGCCCTGGAGCCAGATGGGCGTCCCCGCGGGCACCCCGATCCACTTCCACGTGGCCGCCGGCACCGTGGGCGGCTACGAGGACAACCTCGGCGGACCCAACGGCGGGATCGGCCTCTTCGGCAGCACCGAGATCCTGGTGAGCCCGGACAACATGGGCAACATCGCCGGCCCCGGGACGATCGAGTACGTCCACTCCGTCTCGAACCTGGGCAACCAGGACGACACGGCGAACCTCTGGGCGGTCTCCAACCGCGGCGCCGCCGTGGAGCTCTGGGCGGACCTGGACTCCGACGGCAACCCGGATCAGCTGATGGCGAGCGATCCGGAGGGCGACGGCGTCTTCCTGCCCGCCGACGTGGTCCCCGCCTGGGACACCGACGCCGACGGCCGGCCCGACACCGGCAACCTCCTGCCCGGCGCCAGCTTCGACCTGGTGCTGCGCCTGACCTTCGCCTCGGGCCTCGACGGCGTGGACGACACCACCGAGCTCTTCGGTGAGTCGCGCCTGGACCCGAGCGTCCGGGGCAGCGCCCTCGACGTCACCGCCCTGGGCCTCTTCACGATCCAGCCGGGCGGCGTGCGCACCGGGGTGCAGGGATTCCCGGTCCCCCACCCCACCAACGTCCACAACAACGGCGTCTCGGATGACCGCGGCGAGTTCGAGCTGGTGGCGGCCGGGGGCTGGTCCTCTCGCCTCTACTTCGACACCGACGCCGACGGGGTCGGCGACGTCCTCCTCGGCGAGGACACCGACGGCGACGGCGTGTGGGACAGCGTGCCCGGTGACACCGACGCCGACGGCTTCCCCGACACGGGCCTCATCCCGGCGGGGAGCAGCCTGGGGCTGGTCCTCGAGGTGGACGTCCCGCTGACGGCCCTGGTGGGCGACTTCACCACGACCGTCGTGCGGGTGATCCCGGACTCCAACCCGGTCCGAGCCCACTCCGCCGCCTTCGTGACCCGGGCCTCGAGCGCCCTGCTCATCCTCCCCGACTACAGCGCGGTCGCCCTCACCGACCTGGCGGCCCAGGCCGGCGCCTCGGCCTTCTTCCCTCACGAGCTCATCAACGCCCAGCCCCTGGCCGACTGCATGGGCTTCCTCACGACCTCCGGGAACGGCTGGACGACCCGGGTCTGGTCCGACCCCGACGGCGACGGCTCCATCGCGGACGGAACGCTCATCACCAGCACCTGCCCCACCGTGGCGGCGGTCCCGGCCTACGGGGGCTCCTTCCACTTCATCGTCGAGGTCATGGTCCCGGCCGGCACCCCGGTGGGCAGCACCGACACGATCACCGTGACCGCCACCTCGGAGACCAGCCCCACCGTCTTCGACACCGCCACCGACGAGCTGGCCGTGGGCACCCTCGCGACCTACCGGGACCCCTCCCTCCTCTTCTTCAGCAAGCAGTTCACCAACTGCACCCCGGTCTACGCCTACGCCGCGCCGCTGGTCGCCTCCGAGGCCGCTCGCTACCAGTTCACCTACACCGATCCCCTCGCCGTCGATCAGCGCAGCGCGCTGGTGCCCACCGACGGCCGCGGCCAGGCCTTCGACAGCTACACCTTCGGCACCGCCGACCCCCTCGGCACCTGGACGGTCACCGTGACCGACACCAGCAGCGGCACGCCGGTGGACTCCATCGAGGTCGTCCTCGAGCGCAGCGGCGCGATCGCCTTCCACGCCCCGGTGGCCTCCGTCTTCGGGGACGGGCAGACCGTCGCCGGCACCGCCACGCTGCTCTCCACCAACACCAAGGCCGTCTACGAGGGCGCCTACGTCGACTTCACGGTGATCGACCCCTCGGGGACCCTCTACCTCACCAGCGCCGGCACCTTCGCCGCCTACACCGGCGCCGAGGTCACCCGGGTCGAGAACAGCATCACCCTGGCCCCCCTCGACACCCACAACGCCGGCTGGGCCGTCCCCACGGTGAGCTTCCCCGCCCTGGGGATCTACTCGGTCGTGGCCACCTGGCGGACCTCCTGCGGGACGGAGATCGCCAGCGACACCACCACCTTCGAGGTCGTGCCGCCCCCGCCGGTGATCACCACTCCCGCCGACGGCAGCAGCGTCCCCACCACCACCCTGACCCTCTCGGGCAGCGCCGAGCCCGGCGCCACCGTCGAGGTCTTCGACGGCGGCAGCTCGATCGGCACGGTGGTGGCCGACGGCGCGGGCGCCTGGTCGCTGGTGGTCTCCTCCCTCTCCGAGACGACCCATCCCTTCACGGCCCAGCAGACCGTCGCCGGCTCGACCAGCGGCCTCTCCGCCCCCGTGCTCGTCACCGTGGACCTCACCGCGCCGGCGACGCCGACCCTCACCGCGCCCACCGACGGCTCGCTCGTCACGACGACCACCCCCACCTTCACCGGCACGGCCGAGGCCGGCAGCACCGTCACCGTCACCGTCGATGGCGCCACCGCCTGCACCACCACCGCCGACGGCGCGGGCAGCTGGTCCTGCACCGCGGGCGCGGCCCTGGCCGAGGGCGCCCACACCCTGAGCGCCACCTCCACCGACGCCGCGGGCAACGCGACCTCCACCGCCGACCAGAGCTTCACCGTCGACTCCATCGCGCCCGTCGCCCCGACGATCGCCGCGCCCACCGACGGCGCGACCCTGGCCACCGACACCCCGCCCTTCAGCGGCACCGCCGAGGCCGGCACCACCGTCACCGTCACCGTCGATGGCGCCACCGCCTGCACCACCACCGCCGATGGCGCGGGCAGCTGGTCCTGCACCGCCGCCAGCGCGCTGGCCCAGGGTGCCCACACCCTGAGCGCCACCTCCACGGACGCCGCGGGCAACGCGACCTCCACCGCCGACCAGAGCTTCACCGTCGACACCGTGGCCCCCGCCGCCCCGACGATCGCCGCGCCGGCCGACGGCGCGACCCTGGCCACCGACACCCCGACCTTCAGCGGCACCGCCGAGGCCGGCACCACCGTGAGCGTCACCGTGGACGGCAGCACCGCCTGCACCACCACCGCCGACGGCTCGGGCAGCTGGTCCTGCACCGCCGCCAGCGCCCTCGCCCAGGGCGCCCACACCCTGAGCGCCACCTCCACCGACGCCGCGGGCAACGCGATCTCCACCACCGACCAGAGCTTCTCCGTCGACACCGTGGCCCCCGTCGCGCCGACCCTCGACGCGCCGGTCGACGGCGCCGTCCTCGCCACCGACACCCCGACCTTCAGCGGCACCGCCGAGGCCGGCACCACCGTGACCGTCACCGTGGACGGCAGCAGCGTCTGCACCACCACCGCCGACGTCGCCGGCACCTGGTCCTGCACCGCCGCCGCGGCCCTCGCCCAGGGGCTCCACACCGCGAGCGCCACCTCCACCGACGGCGCGGGCAACGCCACCTCCACCGCTGACCAGAGCTTCACCGTCGACACCGTGGCCCCGGCCGCCCCGGTCATCGCCGTGCCCTCCGACGGCGACATCCTCGCCACGGCCCGCCCGAGCTTCTCCGGCACCGCCGAGCCCGGAGTCACCGTCAGCGTCACCGTCGACGGCGCCGTGGTCTGCACGGCCACCGCCGACGCCGGCGGCAGCTGGACCTGCCAGCCCGGCGCGGACCTGGGCCAGGGCGCCCACACGGTCAACGCCACCGCCACCGACGCCGCGGGCAACAGCGCCACCACGGCGGACCAGAGCTTCACCGTCGACACCCTCGCCCCCGCCGTCCCGACCATCGACTCGCCGGCGGACGGCGCGATCGTCGCGACGAACACCCCCACCTTCACCGGCACCGCCGAGGCCGGCAGCGCCGTGACCATCAGGGTCGACGGCGTCATCGCCTGCACCACCACCGCGGACGCCGCCGGCACCTACAGCTGCACCGCGGGCGCGGCCCTCGCGGAGGGCGCCCACGGGGTCGTGGCCTTCTCGAGCGACGCCGCGGGCAACAGCGTCTCCTCCCCGAGCCAGGGCTTCACCGTCGACACGATCGCCCCGGCGGCGCCGACGGTCACCACGCCCGCCGACGGCGCGATCCTGGCCACCAACCTCCCGACCTTCACCGGCACCGCCGAGGCCGGCAGCGCCGTGACGGTCACCGTCGACGGCAGCCTGGTCTGCTCCGCCACCGCCGACGCCGCGGGCGCCTACGCCTGCACCGCCGGCGCGGCCCTGGCCGAGGGCGCCCACAGCGCCGAGGCCACCTCGACCGACGCCGCGGGCAACAGCGCGACCTCGACCCCGAACGGCTTCACGGTCGACACCCTCGCCCCGGCCACCCCGACCCTCGACAGCCCGGCCGACGGCGACACGATCGCCACCGACAGCCCGACCTACGCGGGCACCGCCGAGCCCGGCACCACCGTGGACGTGACCGTGGACGGCAGCGTCGTCTGCACCGCCACCGCCGACGCCGCGGGCGCCTGGACCTGCACGGGCAGCAGCCCCCTGGGCGAGGGCAGCCACACGGTGAGCGCCACCGCCACCGACGCCGCGGGCAACGCGACCTCCACCGTCGACCAGGGCTTCACCGTCGACACGGTCGCCCCGGCGACGCCGACGATCACCACCCCGGCCGACGGCGCGATCCTGGCCACCAACCTCCCGACCTTCACCGGCACCGCCGAGGCCGGCAGCGCCGTGACGGTCACCGTCGACGGCAGCCTGGTCTGCTCCGCCACCGCCGACGCCGCGGGCGCCTACGCCTGCACCGCCGGCGCGGCCCTGGCCGAGGGCGCCCACAGCGCCGAGGCCACCTCGACCGACGCCGCGGGCAACAGCGCGACCTCGACCCCGAACGGCTTCACGGTCGACACCCTCGCCCCGGCCACCCCGACCCTCGACAGCCCGGCCGACGGCGACACGATCGCCACCGACAGCCCGACCTACGCGGGCACCGCCGAGCCCGGCACCACCGTGGACGTGACCGTGGACGGCAGCGTCGTCTGCACCGCCACCGCCGACGCCGCGGGCGCCTGGACCTGCACGGGCAGCAGCCCCCTGGGCGAGGGCAGCCACACGGTGAGCGCCACCGCCACCGACGCCGCGGGCAACGCGACCTCCACCGTCGACCAGGGCTTCACCGTCGACACGGTCGCCCCGGCGACGCCGACGATCACCACCCCGGCCGACGGCGCGATCCTGGCCACCAACCTCCCGACCTTCACCGGCACCGCCGAGGCCGGCAGCGCCGTGACGGTCACCGTCGACGGCAGCCTGGTCTGCTCCGCCACCGCCGACGCCGCGGGCGCCTACGCCTGCACCGCCGGCGCGGCCCTGGCCGAGGGCGCCCACAGCGCCGAGGCCACCTCGACCGACGCCGCGGGCAACAGCGCGACCTCGACCCCGAACGGCTTCACGGTCGACACCCTCGCCCCGGCCACCCCGACCCTCGACAGCCCGGCCGACGGCGACACGATCGCCACCGACAGCCCGACCTACGCGGGCACCGCCGAGCCCGGCACCACCGTGGACGTGACCGTGGACGGCAGCGTCGTCTGCACCGCCACCGCCGACGCCGCGGGCGCCTGGACCTGCTCGGGCAGCAGCCCCCTGGGCGAGGGCAGCCACTCGGTGAGCGCCACCGCCACCGACGCCGCCGGCAACGCGACCCCGACCACCGAGCAGACCTTCACCGTCGACACGATCGACCCGGCGGCTCCGATCATCACCGATCCGGCGGACGGCAAGACCACCAGCGACACCACCCCGACCTTCAGCGGCACCGCCGAGCCGGGCGCGAGCGTGGACGTCACGGTGGACGGGAGCACCGCCTGCACCACCACCGCCGACGCCGCCGGCACCTGGTCCTGCACCGCCGGCGCCGCCCTGGCGGAGGGCACCCACACGGTGAGCGCCACCGCCACCGACGCCGCCGGCAACACCGGCACCTCCCCCGATCAGGCCCTCATCATCGACACCGTCTCACCCGCCGCGCCGGTGATCACCGCCCCGGTGGACGGCGCCGCCACCAACGACACCACCCCCACCTTCACCGGCACCGCCGAGCCGGGCACGAGCGTGGACGTCACGGTGGACGGCAGCACCGCCTGCACCACCACCGCCGACGCCGCCGGCGCCTGGTCCTGCACCGCCGGCGCCGCCCTGGCGGAGGGCACCCACACGGTGAGCGCCACCGCCACCGACGCGGCCGGCAACACCGGCACCTCCCCCGATCAGAACCTCACCGTGGACACCACCGTCCCGGCGGCCCCGGTGATCACCTCTCCGACCGAGGGCGAGTCGGTGGGCGACGACACGCCCGTCATCACCGGCACCGGTGAGCCCGGCGGCACCGTCACGATCACCGTCGACGGCACCCCGGTCTGCACCGCCACCGTGGACGCCTCCGGCAACTGGTCCTGCACCCCCGGCGCCCCGCTGGACGAGGGCAGCCACACCGTCGGCGTCACCCTCACCGACCCGGCCGGGAACACCACGCCCGGCACCGACGTCTCCATCGACGTCGACACCACCGCTCCCGCGGCCCCGGTGATCACCGATCCGGCGGACGGCGCGATCCTCGACGCCTTCTCCTTCGACATCACCGGGACCGCCGAGCCGGGCGCCACGGTCGACGTCTACGTCGACGGCGCCTACGCCGGGACGACCGCCGCCGACGCCAACGGCGACTGGACCTTCACCGTCACCGCGGCCGCCGACGGCACCTACGTCCTCACCGCCACCGCCACCGACGCGGCGAGCAACACCTCCCTCGCCTCGAACGCGGTCACGGTCACCCTCGACACCACCGCGCCGGCTCCGCCGGTCATCGACACCCCGACCGATGGCAGCACCGTGGGCACCTTCACGCCCACCCTCGAGGGGAGCGCCGAGGCCCTCTCCCGGGTCGACGTCTACCTCGACGGCGCCCTCCTCGGGACCGTCGACGCGGACGCCGCGGGCCGCTTCACCCTGCCGGTGCCGAGCCCCCTGGCCGAGGGCACCTACGAGGCCCACGCGGAGTCCACGGACGCCGCGGGCAACGCCTCGGGGGTGGGCCCCTCGATCACCTTCACGGTCTTCGTCGAGGAGTGCGGCAACGGCCGGATCGACACCGGAGAGAGCTGCGACGACGGCGACCTCGAGGGCGGCGACGGCTGCTCGGCGACCTGCCAGGGCGAGAGCGGCTGGGTCTGCGGGGGCGAGCCCAGCGTCTGCCAGGTGGACGTGGACCTCGACGGCTTCGCCGACGTCTCGGACAACTGCCCCGATGTCTCGAACCCCGACCAGACCGACACCGATGGAGACGGAATCGGCGACGCCTGCGACAGCGACGTGGACGGCGACGGCTTCGACGACGACCTCGTCGCGGCGGGGGGCGGCTGCAACTGCAGCAGCACCGAGCCCTCGCGGCCCTCGCTCGCCCTGCTCCTGCTGGCCGGCCTGCTCCTCTTCCGGCGTCGCCGCGCCTAG
- a CDS encoding thrombospondin type 3 repeat-containing protein has protein sequence MMVRRALPALLTIVGLLGTAPAVAQTSEPSGFDIQRFRTPLDHLGLLDLEWGRLPTDEGWEAVAFLHYVNDPFVLYRQGDDGYARVAPLVSDRLDLDLGGSVVLLPWLQLGLGTRLTLFQTRPEEVPGVDPSLEKLPVLGLGDLRLAPKLSLLKQELHHLDLAFILGASLPISPGRNYLGERSATLTPELALSREDGALRYGLNLAYLLRGRTDVLGLRVDDELQYRLGVGYDLEELVGQKIEAQLALSGAQALYAEEFASPLELLLGAHWDLPDLPFRAHAGFGVGLTHGYGAADFRIFLGLRYVHAWAAPKPDLDADGVLNEQDACPKIAGPVENRGCPDTDGDGDGVVDRLDRCPEKPGKAEDDGCPRLDQDEDGLLDEKDECPTEPGPAENKGCPDQDGDEDGVVDRLDDCPQQAGLEVNRGCPDEDVDGDGKVDREDGCPEQPEDVDGFEDEDGCPDLDNDEDGVVDGHDRCPLEAGIPENHGCPDTDRDGDGVVDRLDNCPDEAGVPEQQGCKKKQLVIIREAKLEILEKVFFQSGKDVIQKRSFALLDNVFEVLKSHPEIGKIQVEGHTDDQGNDAFNKKLSQRRAEAVRTYLLKKGIAEERLEAIGYGEERPVEPNETKEGRAANRRVEFVIPDTRETTTTLEATPVDAEEAAPVEETPPVEATPEE, from the coding sequence ATGATGGTGCGCAGAGCGCTCCCCGCCCTCCTGACGATCGTCGGGCTCCTCGGTACCGCCCCGGCCGTGGCCCAGACCAGCGAGCCCAGCGGCTTCGACATCCAGCGCTTCCGGACTCCCCTGGATCACCTGGGCCTGCTCGACCTCGAGTGGGGCCGGCTGCCGACCGACGAGGGCTGGGAGGCCGTCGCCTTCCTCCACTACGTCAACGATCCCTTCGTCCTCTACCGCCAGGGCGACGATGGCTACGCGCGGGTCGCCCCCCTGGTCTCCGATCGCCTCGATCTGGACCTCGGCGGCTCGGTGGTGCTGCTGCCCTGGCTGCAGCTCGGCCTGGGCACCCGCCTCACCCTCTTCCAGACCCGCCCGGAGGAGGTGCCCGGGGTCGATCCCTCCCTGGAGAAGCTGCCGGTCCTGGGCCTGGGTGACCTGCGCCTGGCCCCCAAGCTCTCGCTGCTGAAGCAGGAGCTCCACCACCTCGACCTCGCCTTCATCCTGGGCGCCTCCCTGCCGATCAGCCCGGGCCGCAACTACCTCGGCGAGCGCTCGGCCACCCTCACCCCCGAGCTGGCGCTCTCCCGGGAGGACGGCGCCCTGCGCTACGGCCTGAACCTCGCCTACCTGCTGCGCGGCCGCACCGACGTGCTCGGCCTGCGAGTGGACGACGAGCTGCAGTACCGCCTCGGCGTGGGCTACGACCTCGAGGAGCTCGTGGGCCAGAAGATCGAGGCCCAGCTCGCCCTCTCCGGCGCCCAGGCCCTCTACGCCGAGGAGTTCGCCTCGCCCCTCGAGCTCCTCCTCGGAGCCCACTGGGACCTGCCCGACCTCCCCTTCCGGGCCCACGCCGGCTTCGGCGTCGGCCTCACCCACGGCTACGGCGCCGCGGACTTCCGCATCTTCCTGGGCCTGCGCTACGTCCACGCCTGGGCGGCTCCCAAGCCCGACCTCGACGCCGACGGTGTGCTCAACGAGCAGGACGCCTGCCCGAAGATCGCCGGGCCGGTGGAGAACCGGGGTTGCCCCGACACCGACGGTGACGGCGACGGCGTGGTCGACCGCCTCGATCGCTGCCCCGAGAAGCCGGGCAAGGCCGAGGACGACGGCTGTCCGCGCCTGGATCAGGACGAGGACGGCCTCCTCGACGAGAAGGACGAGTGCCCCACCGAGCCGGGCCCGGCCGAGAACAAGGGCTGCCCCGATCAGGACGGTGACGAGGACGGCGTCGTCGACCGCCTCGACGACTGCCCGCAGCAGGCGGGCCTCGAGGTGAACCGCGGCTGCCCCGACGAGGACGTCGACGGGGACGGGAAGGTCGACCGCGAGGACGGCTGCCCCGAGCAGCCCGAGGACGTGGACGGCTTCGAGGACGAGGACGGCTGCCCCGACCTCGACAACGACGAGGACGGCGTCGTCGACGGCCACGATCGCTGTCCGCTCGAGGCCGGCATCCCGGAGAACCACGGCTGCCCCGACACCGACCGGGACGGCGACGGCGTGGTCGACCGCCTCGACAACTGCCCCGACGAGGCCGGCGTCCCCGAGCAGCAGGGCTGCAAGAAGAAGCAGCTGGTGATCATCCGCGAGGCCAAGCTCGAGATCCTGGAGAAGGTCTTCTTCCAGAGCGGCAAGGACGTCATCCAGAAGCGCTCCTTCGCCCTCCTCGACAACGTCTTCGAGGTGCTGAAGTCCCACCCCGAGATCGGGAAGATCCAGGTCGAGGGGCACACCGACGACCAGGGCAACGACGCCTTCAACAAGAAGCTCTCCCAGCGGCGGGCGGAGGCGGTGCGCACCTACCTCTTGAAGAAGGGCATCGCCGAGGAGCGCCTGGAGGCCATCGGCTACGGCGAGGAGCGGCCGGTCGAGCCCAACGAGACCAAGGAGGGCCGCGCGGCGAACCGCCGGGTGGAGTTCGTCATCCCGGACACCCGGGAGACGACGACCACCCTCGAGGCGACCCCGGTCGACGCCGAGGAGGCGGCCCCGGTCGAGGAGACCCCCCCGGTCGAGGCCACGCCCGAGGAGTAG